The segment ATGATGATGGAAGTTATTATATGTACTTCGGTGGTATCTGGGGAGGACAATTGCAACGTTGGCGCACAGGAAAGTTTAATGCTGATCAACCGGAAAGCCCGGTTGCATTTTTACCGGAAGCAAATGAACCTGCATTGTGTCCAAAGATGGCAAAGCTCACAGATGATTTATTAGAGTTTGCCGAAGATGTAAAAGATATTTTGATAACTGATGAAAACGGTCAACCGCTTTTACAAGGCGATACCGACCGGCGTTTCTTTGAAGCAAGCTGGATGCATAAATATAACGGCAAATATTATTTCTCCTATTCAACAGGCGATACACATTACCTGTGTTATGCAATTGGCGATAATCCTTATGGTCCGTTCAAATATGCAGGAAGAATTTTAGAACCTGTTGTAGGCTGGACATCACATCATTCGATCTGTGCATTTGAAAACAAATGGTATTTGTTTTATCACGACAGCAGTTTAAGTAAAGGTGTTACGCATTTACGCAGTGTGAAAGTAACCGAGCTTATTCATGATGAGAATGGCTTTATGAAAACGATCAAACCTTACAACGATTAAACGACAACATAGAATGAGGAAAATTCTTTCAGCAGCATTATTCAGTTTTGTATTCTTAATTACGAATGCACAAACTTTTAATAACCCGATACTCGCAGGGTTTTATCCTGATCCAAGTATCTGCCGTGTCGGGAATGATTATTATGTAACCAATTCCACCTTTGCTTATTTTCCCGGCCTTCCAATCTTTCACAGCACCGACCTGGTGAATTGGAAACAAATTGGCAATGCAATGGACAGAGAAGAACAATTAGATCAAACGAATGCAGGTGTATCAAGAGGTTTATTTGCTCCAACTATCCGTTATCATAAAGGAACATTCTATATTCTTTGTACACTCATTGATAAAAAAGGAAATTTCATCATCACAGCAAAAGATCCGAAAGGTCCGTGGAGTAATCCCATCTGGTTGCCGCAGGTACGTGGCATTGATCCATCAATTGATTTTGTAGATGATAAAGCCTATGTTGTTTACAACAACGATGCACCGGATAACAAACCGTTATACAACGGTCACCGCACCATCCGTATGTATGAATTTGATATTGATGCGATGAAAGTAGTAGGCGAAGAAATTCTATTGGTGAATGGTGGAACAGATCTTTCTAAAAAACCGATCTGGATCGAAGCGCCGCATATTTTCAAAAAAGATGATTGGTATTATTTGATTTGTGCAGAAGGTGGAACAGGATACAATCATACAGAAGTTGTGTTCAGAAGTAAATCCGTAAAAGGGCCATATGTTTCGTATGAGAAGAATCCCATTCTTACACAAAAGCATTTGGATAAGAAACGACCCAATCCTATTACAACAACAGGTCATGCAGATTTTGTAGAAACACCTGATGGAAAATGGTATGCTGTGTTTCTTGCCTGTCGTCCTTACGATGATGATTTTTATACAACCGGTCGTGAAACATTTTTATTACCTGTTGAATGGAAAGATGGATGGCCGCATATACTCGAAGGCGATGCAACAGTGCCTTACAGCTTACCTGTTCCTCAGCCGGCCATCACCAAAAAAGTAAACAATCCGTTTGGTGGCAATGTAACATTCAGAGATGATTTCAAGACAGATAAATTTGATTCCCGTTATCTCTTCTTACGCAATCCTGAAAAAGATGTGTACAGCTTAACAGCAAAAAAAGGATCGCTGCAATTAGCATTACGTCCGCAAACTGCTACTGAAAGAAAAAGTCCTTCCTTTCTCGGTTACCGTCAAAATAACCTGAAAGGATATGCTGCTACCTGCCTCAATTTCACAGCTGCATCAGAAAAAGAAAAAGCAGGTATGCTCATTTTCCAGAGTGAAAATTTCTACTACCTCCTGTGCAAGTCAGTTGAAAATGGTGCACCTGTTGTTCAATTGTTCAAATCGCCTGCAAGAGGAAAAACAGAACCGGAGTTATTGGCATCGCAAAAATTAAGTTCATCGAAAGAATTGTTTTTGAAAATAGAAGCAAGGGCTGATACGTATGCCTTCTTTTTTGCAGAAAAGAAAAACCATTGGAAACTGCTGAAAGAAGGTGTTGATGGTTCGTTCCTTACAACAAAGGTGGCGGAAGGATTTGTAGGAAGCCTGTTTGCATTATACGGCACGTCCAATGGTGCAGCCACATCATCAGTGGCGTTGTACGATTGGTTTGAGTACAAAGGAAACGATGATGCTTTAAAAAGTAAGCAGTTACATTATTAAAGATGTAATAGGCTTTCATATTTTGTTCAATTAAACCAGGATCAAATCATATTACAATGAAATCATTTCTTGCCATTCTTACAATTGTGTTTTGCTTATCAGCAACTGCACAGGATTACAAATCATTCCCGATGTGGAATACAAAACTCTCCATCGAACAACGGGTGAATGATGTGGTGAGCCGTTTAACACTGGAAGAAAAAGTAGCACAGATGCTCAATGCAACTCCTGCTATTCCACGTTTGGGTATCCCCGCTTACGATTGGTGGAATGAAGTATTGCATGGTGTGGCAAGAACACCTTTCAAAACAACGGTATTTCCGCAGGCGATTGGTATGGCAGCAACCTGGGATACCAATTCATTGCATCGCATGGCCGATTATTCCGCATTGGAAGGTAGAGCTATTTACAGCAAGGCTGTTGAACAGGGACGAACTGCCGAACGTTATCTCGGTCTTACTTACTGGACACCCAACATCAATATCTTTCGTGACCCACGTTGGGGTCGTGGACAGGAAACCTATGGTGAAGATCCATTTTTAACGGCTATGCTTGGACGCTCTTTTGTACGTGGCCTGCAAGGTGAAGATCCCAAGTATCTCAAAGCAGCAGCTTGTGCAAAAC is part of the Lacibacter sediminis genome and harbors:
- a CDS encoding glycoside hydrolase family 43 protein, with the protein product MRKILSAALFSFVFLITNAQTFNNPILAGFYPDPSICRVGNDYYVTNSTFAYFPGLPIFHSTDLVNWKQIGNAMDREEQLDQTNAGVSRGLFAPTIRYHKGTFYILCTLIDKKGNFIITAKDPKGPWSNPIWLPQVRGIDPSIDFVDDKAYVVYNNDAPDNKPLYNGHRTIRMYEFDIDAMKVVGEEILLVNGGTDLSKKPIWIEAPHIFKKDDWYYLICAEGGTGYNHTEVVFRSKSVKGPYVSYEKNPILTQKHLDKKRPNPITTTGHADFVETPDGKWYAVFLACRPYDDDFYTTGRETFLLPVEWKDGWPHILEGDATVPYSLPVPQPAITKKVNNPFGGNVTFRDDFKTDKFDSRYLFLRNPEKDVYSLTAKKGSLQLALRPQTATERKSPSFLGYRQNNLKGYAATCLNFTAASEKEKAGMLIFQSENFYYLLCKSVENGAPVVQLFKSPARGKTEPELLASQKLSSSKELFLKIEARADTYAFFFAEKKNHWKLLKEGVDGSFLTTKVAEGFVGSLFALYGTSNGAATSSVALYDWFEYKGNDDALKSKQLHY
- a CDS encoding glycoside hydrolase family 43 protein, encoding MPEDSIDHIDFDELNSKAISQPLVKHIYTADPSAHVFNGKIYIYPSHDVDAGDAFDDLGSHFAMEDYHILSMDSPTSETVDNGLALHVNDVPWAAKQMWAPDAAEKDGKYYLFFPAKDHDGIFRIGVAVSDSPVGPFTAQPEAIKNSFSIDPAVFKDDDGSYYMYFGGIWGGQLQRWRTGKFNADQPESPVAFLPEANEPALCPKMAKLTDDLLEFAEDVKDILITDENGQPLLQGDTDRRFFEASWMHKYNGKYYFSYSTGDTHYLCYAIGDNPYGPFKYAGRILEPVVGWTSHHSICAFENKWYLFYHDSSLSKGVTHLRSVKVTELIHDENGFMKTIKPYND